The proteins below come from a single Candidatus Bathyarchaeota archaeon genomic window:
- a CDS encoding 30S ribosomal protein S4e, with the protein MGRRGKTARLKRKPAPKYWPIHRKELPWIVKPSSGPHSLQDCLPLTLVLRDMLEVADNRREGRLILTEGKVLVNGKVVKKDDYPVGLMDVISMPVADKYYRVIPSHKGLFLFPISKEEANFKLARVEDKKTATNAVQIALHNGSNMLIQVADIKNPVEVTYETFDVLKINLEDQQVTEALKVKEGNLAVLTGGKNIGKIGRIVEIEKTEAKKRRQALVVIEDAQGAKYQTILDFVFSIGETEPLIALPEAA; encoded by the coding sequence ATGGGACGAAGAGGAAAAACAGCAAGGCTAAAACGTAAGCCAGCACCAAAATACTGGCCTATTCACAGAAAAGAGCTACCTTGGATAGTAAAACCATCATCTGGACCTCACTCGCTCCAAGACTGCTTACCCTTAACGCTTGTTCTACGTGACATGCTTGAGGTTGCAGACAACCGCAGAGAAGGCAGATTAATCCTAACTGAAGGTAAAGTATTGGTTAACGGCAAAGTTGTCAAGAAAGATGATTATCCTGTCGGTTTAATGGATGTCATCTCCATGCCTGTTGCTGACAAATATTACCGTGTTATACCATCACACAAGGGTCTATTCCTGTTTCCAATAAGCAAAGAAGAAGCAAACTTCAAACTAGCCCGTGTTGAAGACAAAAAGACTGCTACAAACGCAGTTCAAATTGCCCTACACAATGGCTCAAACATGCTAATACAAGTTGCAGACATCAAAAACCCAGTTGAAGTAACATACGAAACATTTGACGTGCTCAAAATTAACTTAGAAGATCAGCAAGTCACTGAAGCATTAAAAGTCAAAGAAGGAAACTTGGCAGTACTTACAGGCGGAAAGAACATTGGTAAAATCGGTAGAATCGTTGAAATCGAAAAAACCGAAGCTAAAAAACGCCGCCAAGCACTAGTAGTCATTGAGGACGCTCAAGGTGCAAAATACCAAACAATCCTTGACTTCGTGTTTTCCATAGGAGAAACCGAACCTCTAATAGCATTACCGGAGGCTGCATGA
- a CDS encoding 50S ribosomal protein L14, which yields MCAAKAKQRALTAKGMLSHGQNISRGLHTGSEMRCTDNTGARVLRLIQAMGYKGRLRRYPSATVGDKVTVSVRQGSPDMRKKIFQAVIVRQKKSFRRIDGVWIQFEDNAAVIITPEGEMKGSEIRGPVAREAAERWPRIASASSIIV from the coding sequence ATGTGTGCGGCAAAGGCAAAGCAGAGAGCCCTCACAGCAAAAGGTATGCTGTCTCACGGACAAAACATTAGCCGTGGGCTTCACACTGGTTCCGAAATGAGATGCACTGATAACACAGGCGCACGTGTCCTGCGTTTAATCCAAGCAATGGGCTACAAAGGGCGCCTAAGACGTTATCCATCAGCAACTGTCGGCGACAAAGTCACAGTTTCAGTACGCCAAGGTAGTCCAGATATGCGTAAAAAGATTTTCCAAGCCGTAATTGTACGTCAAAAGAAATCTTTCCGCAGAATCGATGGTGTCTGGATTCAGTTTGAGGATAACGCAGCAGTAATCATTACTCCTGAAGGCGAAATGAAAGGCTCCGAAATTCGTGGTCCAGTCGCCAGAGAAGCAGCTGAGCGTTGGCCAAGAATAGCAAGCGCTTCAAGCATAATAGTGTAG
- a CDS encoding 30S ribosomal protein S17 gives MTFKKPKKTCDDRNCPFHGTLAIRGRVLDGIVRTAKMDKTVIVDREFMEFSSKFVRYERRRGHIPSHNPPCLDVKEGDRVRIAECRPISKTVSFVVVEKLGEEK, from the coding sequence TTGACATTTAAAAAACCCAAGAAAACCTGTGACGACCGCAACTGCCCATTCCATGGTACACTAGCCATAAGAGGCAGAGTTCTTGACGGAATAGTCCGCACAGCAAAAATGGATAAAACAGTGATTGTAGACCGAGAATTCATGGAGTTCTCATCAAAATTCGTACGTTACGAACGTAGACGTGGTCACATTCCATCTCACAACCCACCATGCTTAGACGTTAAAGAAGGCGACCGAGTGAGAATTGCAGAATGCCGACCAATCAGCAAAACCGTCTCGTTTGTTGTAGTTGAAAAATTAGGAGAGGAAAAGTAA
- a CDS encoding ribonuclease P protein component 1 yields the protein MRITPSIIQSELIGTRAMVVKSPNVDYMGLAGKVIDESKNTLTILDEGKSKRLVKDSCIFNFTMTDNTVVELDGSLLVGRPEDRLKKTVKRLW from the coding sequence ATGAGAATAACCCCTAGTATTATACAGTCTGAACTTATCGGCACAAGAGCAATGGTTGTAAAAAGCCCCAATGTTGACTATATGGGCTTAGCTGGGAAAGTTATTGATGAATCAAAAAATACTCTCACAATTTTGGATGAAGGTAAATCCAAACGATTGGTAAAAGATTCTTGTATCTTCAACTTCACCATGACCGATAACACGGTGGTTGAACTTGACGGTTCTCTTTTAGTTGGAAGACCAGAAGACAGATTAAAAAAAACAGTAAAGAGGCTATGGTAA
- the rpmC gene encoding 50S ribosomal protein L29: protein MPILRVKEITSMSAEDRTKKLVELRAELSRLRTMTHAGGSVENPTRIYELRKAIAKVLTIENQEKKKPSKKPEKPEPAAAKKQSTSKAKKEKASK, encoded by the coding sequence ATGCCGATTTTACGCGTAAAAGAAATCACCAGTATGTCTGCTGAGGATCGCACAAAAAAACTTGTAGAATTACGCGCTGAACTTTCCAGATTGCGAACAATGACTCACGCTGGTGGCTCAGTGGAGAATCCCACCAGAATCTATGAACTACGCAAAGCAATAGCGAAAGTCCTAACAATTGAAAATCAAGAGAAAAAGAAACCATCAAAAAAACCTGAAAAGCCTGAACCCGCTGCTGCAAAGAAACAGTCAACATCTAAGGCTAAAAAGGAGAAAGCTTCTAAATGA
- a CDS encoding 30S ribosomal protein S3, producing MSIVKRFITESIKRTEIDEYLQKKLERAGYGGVNLSKTPLGTHVVIYAMRPGLVIGRGGETIKELAQSLETNFKLSNPQISVSEIEVPEFNAHVVASKVASALERGVHFRRAGFWALNQVMEAGALGAEIVISGKLRTERARFEKFRAGYFPRCGEPALRAMKKAEAHVQLKPGMLGIRVKIMPPDAYFPDKIDVVPPPPEEEKPYEETVEATPAQETVQAQPEPEPEPETNVVTKEVTDEAPAEPQPAPAPEAAPAEEEPAKEEEKQ from the coding sequence ATGTCTATCGTTAAACGTTTTATAACAGAGTCAATCAAACGCACAGAAATTGACGAGTACTTACAGAAAAAACTTGAACGTGCAGGATACGGCGGAGTAAACCTTTCCAAAACACCGTTGGGTACCCACGTAGTCATCTATGCCATGAGACCAGGATTAGTTATTGGTCGCGGCGGAGAAACAATCAAAGAACTCGCACAATCTCTTGAAACTAATTTTAAATTATCTAACCCTCAAATCAGCGTTTCAGAAATCGAAGTTCCTGAATTCAACGCGCACGTGGTAGCCTCCAAAGTTGCATCAGCACTTGAGCGAGGTGTTCATTTTAGACGTGCAGGCTTTTGGGCACTCAACCAAGTTATGGAAGCAGGCGCACTTGGCGCAGAAATCGTTATCAGCGGAAAACTTCGCACTGAACGCGCAAGATTTGAAAAATTCCGTGCTGGATACTTCCCAAGATGTGGAGAACCAGCGCTTCGTGCAATGAAAAAAGCTGAAGCTCATGTTCAACTTAAACCAGGCATGCTTGGTATACGCGTTAAGATTATGCCGCCAGATGCATACTTCCCGGATAAAATCGACGTTGTACCACCTCCACCCGAAGAAGAAAAACCCTATGAGGAAACAGTAGAAGCCACTCCTGCACAAGAGACAGTGCAAGCGCAACCTGAGCCAGAACCTGAACCAGAAACAAACGTTGTAACCAAAGAAGTAACCGATGAGGCACCCGCAGAACCCCAACCAGCACCAGCTCCCGAAGCTGCCCCTGCTGAAGAGGAACCTGCCAAAGAGGAGGAAAAACAGTAA
- the rplV gene encoding 50S ribosomal protein L22, whose amino-acid sequence MPKWGYSVIEETLNPEKTAKASGREVKVSHKAAREICRSLKGMMLSNAKEYLRDVTEKKRAVPYARYTKKLGHRHGVDGKFAGRYPIKAAGVVLNVLKAAQANAENKGLDVERLRIIHASAYPGMKQKRYTPRAHGRASPKYNVLTHIEIVLDEKPGE is encoded by the coding sequence ATGCCAAAATGGGGATACTCAGTAATCGAAGAAACGCTCAATCCAGAAAAAACAGCGAAAGCCAGCGGCAGAGAGGTCAAGGTATCCCACAAAGCCGCAAGAGAAATCTGCCGTTCACTTAAAGGTATGATGCTCAGTAACGCTAAAGAATACCTGCGGGATGTGACAGAAAAGAAACGTGCCGTTCCATACGCAAGGTACACTAAAAAACTGGGGCACAGACATGGTGTTGACGGGAAATTCGCAGGACGATACCCAATCAAAGCAGCGGGCGTGGTTCTTAACGTTTTGAAAGCAGCCCAAGCCAACGCAGAAAACAAAGGCTTAGATGTTGAACGCCTTCGAATTATTCACGCTTCGGCCTATCCAGGTATGAAGCAGAAGCGTTACACTCCCAGAGCACATGGTCGTGCTTCACCAAAATATAATGTTTTAACACACATCGAAATTGTTCTTGACGAAAAACCAGGAGAATAA
- the fen gene encoding flap endonuclease-1 — protein MGVDFKDIVPKTPIKLEDLSGKIVAIDAFNAIYQFLAIIRQPDGTPLQDSMGKITSHLSGLFYRTSNLIEMGIKPVYVFDGIPPTLKAAEIERRKQIKVEATIHYEKAAKKGDTTKMRRYAQATMTMKDYMKDDAQKLLGLMGLPYILAPSEGEAQAAFMTKSGDADYCASQDYDSLLFGAPKLLRNVTISGRRKLTSKNLYIDIVPEVIELAKALSETDLTYEQLIDVAILIGTDFNPDGIKGLGPKTALKLIKQHSTLENTIPHIKNATFPCEPAEIREIFLHPQVTDKYELNWKDPNVEGIIDFLCHQKDFSEERVKKSLDKMMEGSKKQKGKTSLDKWFG, from the coding sequence TTGGGTGTAGACTTCAAAGACATAGTACCAAAAACCCCCATAAAACTTGAAGATTTAAGTGGTAAAATAGTAGCTATAGATGCATTCAACGCAATATACCAGTTCTTAGCAATCATACGTCAACCCGACGGTACACCACTACAAGATAGTATGGGAAAAATCACCAGCCACCTAAGCGGCCTATTTTACCGAACCAGCAACCTTATCGAGATGGGAATTAAACCTGTTTACGTTTTTGATGGTATTCCCCCTACCCTAAAAGCTGCAGAAATTGAACGACGCAAACAAATCAAGGTTGAAGCAACCATACATTACGAGAAAGCAGCCAAAAAAGGGGACACAACAAAAATGCGCAGGTATGCCCAAGCAACCATGACCATGAAGGATTACATGAAAGATGACGCCCAAAAACTGTTGGGCTTAATGGGGTTGCCATACATTTTGGCGCCCAGTGAAGGAGAGGCACAGGCAGCGTTTATGACTAAAAGTGGTGATGCCGATTATTGCGCAAGCCAAGACTATGACAGCTTACTGTTTGGTGCACCTAAACTTTTGCGTAACGTAACGATTTCGGGCAGACGCAAACTTACAAGCAAAAACCTCTATATTGACATTGTACCTGAGGTAATTGAACTAGCCAAAGCACTATCTGAAACGGACTTAACTTATGAGCAATTAATTGATGTTGCCATCTTGATTGGTACAGATTTTAACCCTGACGGCATCAAAGGCTTAGGCCCCAAAACCGCACTTAAACTCATAAAACAACATAGCACATTAGAAAACACAATACCCCACATCAAAAACGCCACGTTCCCCTGTGAACCCGCGGAAATCCGCGAAATTTTCCTTCACCCTCAGGTCACAGACAAATACGAGTTAAACTGGAAAGACCCCAACGTTGAAGGCATTATTGATTTCTTGTGTCATCAAAAAGATTTTTCGGAAGAGCGAGTTAAGAAATCGTTGGATAAAATGATGGAAGGGAGTAAAAAGCAGAAGGGAAAAACTTCTCTGGACAAATGGTTTGGCTAA
- a CDS encoding protein-L-isoaspartate(D-aspartate) O-methyltransferase, with protein MQRSDWDKLIDNLKWQGILKTEKTIKALCNVPRARFLPQDKQEYAAADVPLPLGFGQTISAPHMVSIMNEALNLAVGHKVLEVGAGSGWHAATIAELIAPRDVPRSEWGHIYTVEIVQSLAEQARKSILNAGYGDRVTIVNADGSKGYSEKAPFDRIVVTAAAPEVPPPLLDQLKSGGTMVIPVGKAALFQSLMRLTKDFDDNVSQENLGGVAFVPLTGKFGQSF; from the coding sequence ATGCAGCGGTCAGATTGGGATAAGCTAATTGATAACTTGAAATGGCAAGGCATACTAAAAACAGAAAAAACCATAAAAGCCCTATGTAATGTACCCCGAGCTCGTTTTCTGCCTCAAGACAAGCAAGAATACGCCGCTGCTGATGTTCCTTTACCGCTTGGGTTTGGACAAACCATCTCAGCGCCTCACATGGTTTCTATAATGAATGAAGCCTTGAACTTGGCAGTAGGTCACAAGGTGCTGGAGGTTGGTGCAGGTTCAGGCTGGCATGCTGCCACCATCGCAGAACTCATCGCCCCAAGAGATGTACCCCGAAGCGAATGGGGGCACATCTACACAGTGGAAATTGTGCAGTCACTGGCTGAGCAGGCAAGAAAAAGCATCCTAAATGCGGGATACGGTGACCGAGTGACAATCGTTAATGCAGATGGCTCAAAGGGTTATTCTGAAAAGGCACCATTTGACCGCATAGTAGTAACCGCCGCTGCGCCAGAGGTTCCTCCTCCATTACTGGATCAGTTAAAATCAGGTGGAACAATGGTGATTCCGGTTGGTAAAGCCGCTTTGTTCCAAAGTTTAATGCGTTTAACTAAGGATTTTGATGACAATGTTAGCCAGGAAAATCTGGGTGGCGTCGCGTTTGTTCCTTTAACAGGCAAATTTGGACAAAGTTTTTAG
- the glmS gene encoding glutamine--fructose-6-phosphate transaminase (isomerizing) has protein sequence MCGIFGCVLKEDNAAPIIHSCLKHLEYRGYDSVGIATISDNNLFLKKDQGKIDDVNRLLNLNDLPGNIGIGHTRWATHGAPLKVNAHPHTDCTGQIVVVHNGIIENFLELKAELQNLGHTFVSKTDTEVMAHLIEEALKQNPKLTLQGAVQESLKRIEGSYAFAIISTHEPDKIICARNESPLVLGVNGQGVFCASDIPAFLQITNKAVTINNGEIVILTPQGYEIRKISDFSIVQREPHLVQWTAEMAVKHGYPHFMIKEIHEQPETLRNTLRLQDNYLDLITTFLDRANEVFLVACGTSYHACLAASYMFSKLAFLPTYPVYASEFVEQHGKSVNIDSTILAVSQSGETADTLSALTCAQQRAATILGLTNVIGSTLTRVSRVYIGTQAGPEIGVAATKTFTSQLSVLAQLALRLSKKRGKISQDEMDCLQEKLLKIPDFVDEIVAKQEKKVEQIAKKYADTKVFFFLGRGINTATAYEGRLKLMEIAYIPSIAFPAGESKHGPISLIEPEFPVIFVCPKDDCHKTLIGNIMEMKARGASIIAIIEEGDEEIKSLADDYIEVPKGIPTVLSPIPYVVPLQLLAYYVSLEKKLNPDMPRNLAKSVTVK, from the coding sequence ATGTGTGGCATTTTCGGATGCGTCCTCAAAGAGGATAATGCAGCGCCAATAATCCATTCTTGCCTAAAACACCTTGAATACCGAGGATACGACTCAGTAGGCATAGCAACAATCAGTGACAATAACCTTTTTCTTAAAAAAGACCAAGGAAAAATCGATGATGTAAACCGTCTTCTAAATCTGAATGATTTACCGGGCAACATCGGCATTGGACATACTCGATGGGCAACCCATGGTGCCCCCCTCAAAGTAAACGCGCACCCGCACACAGACTGTACAGGACAAATTGTTGTTGTTCACAACGGTATTATTGAAAACTTTTTGGAGCTAAAAGCTGAACTACAAAATTTGGGGCACACATTTGTTTCCAAAACTGACACTGAAGTTATGGCTCATTTAATCGAAGAAGCCCTAAAGCAGAATCCAAAGCTTACTCTGCAAGGTGCCGTGCAGGAGAGCCTCAAGCGAATTGAAGGCTCCTACGCATTTGCCATAATCAGCACACATGAACCAGACAAGATAATCTGCGCCAGAAACGAAAGCCCGCTGGTTTTAGGTGTTAACGGTCAGGGTGTTTTCTGTGCCTCGGATATCCCTGCGTTTTTGCAAATAACCAACAAGGCAGTCACAATAAACAATGGTGAAATCGTTATTCTTACACCGCAAGGATATGAGATACGGAAAATCTCTGATTTCAGCATTGTGCAGCGTGAACCTCACCTTGTTCAATGGACTGCTGAGATGGCTGTAAAGCATGGTTATCCGCATTTTATGATTAAAGAAATCCATGAGCAACCAGAAACTTTGCGTAACACGTTGCGTTTGCAAGATAACTATTTAGATTTAATTACAACTTTTCTTGACCGAGCCAATGAAGTTTTCCTTGTTGCATGCGGAACAAGTTACCACGCCTGCCTAGCAGCGTCATACATGTTTAGTAAACTTGCGTTTTTGCCCACTTACCCTGTGTACGCATCCGAGTTTGTTGAGCAACACGGCAAATCTGTAAATATTGATAGTACAATCCTAGCCGTTAGCCAGTCAGGAGAAACAGCCGACACCCTATCCGCGTTAACCTGTGCTCAGCAGCGTGCTGCAACAATTCTGGGTTTAACTAACGTTATCGGCAGTACACTCACTAGAGTTAGCCGAGTCTACATTGGTACCCAGGCAGGTCCCGAGATTGGGGTTGCAGCAACAAAAACCTTCACGTCCCAGCTTTCGGTTTTGGCACAGTTAGCGCTTCGTTTGTCTAAGAAACGGGGAAAGATTTCTCAGGATGAGATGGATTGTTTGCAGGAAAAACTGCTCAAGATTCCAGATTTTGTAGATGAGATTGTTGCTAAACAGGAGAAAAAAGTCGAACAAATTGCCAAGAAATACGCGGATACTAAAGTGTTCTTTTTCCTTGGCAGAGGTATCAATACTGCCACTGCGTATGAAGGCAGACTAAAACTTATGGAAATCGCATACATTCCAAGTATCGCGTTTCCAGCAGGAGAAAGCAAGCATGGTCCTATCAGCCTTATCGAGCCAGAGTTTCCCGTGATTTTTGTTTGCCCCAAAGATGACTGCCATAAAACCTTGATTGGCAACATCATGGAAATGAAAGCAAGAGGTGCATCCATAATCGCCATAATCGAGGAAGGTGATGAAGAAATAAAATCGCTCGCGGACGACTACATTGAGGTCCCGAAGGGGATTCCCACGGTTCTCTCCCCTATTCCCTACGTTGTGCCACTGCAACTGCTCGCGTACTATGTGTCTCTTGAGAAAAAGCTTAACCCTGACATGCCAAGAAATCTAGCAAAATCAGTAACCGTAAAGTAG
- a CDS encoding helix-turn-helix domain-containing protein — MDKKILLQNKDNTQEIKEITLINNPQKFKMALGTLSWKILTILSKKESYPYEIARQLGMHEQKIYYHIRKLARAGVIVVSREEKRKGATAHYYKVVSPAFGIEFPTPYKPIQNLYAPTLDETLQQFFTEYIDVNGVFDGKIVVGSPLPHGPFKTSARDGHYSAHLALFMGQFAKMPTEFAVKLDVDVKVEKEEKNNLILVGGPGTNLLTQEINEHLPIKFIMQSSKQGFLLGGLASQKTTRIYTADMSGLVAKIVNPWDKNKRIIVLAGNKAVGTKACVLALTSFWKKTLETYRDKDSFAVVISGFDLDGDGKVDSVEVAE; from the coding sequence ATGGACAAAAAAATACTCCTGCAAAACAAAGACAACACACAAGAAATCAAAGAAATCACCCTAATCAACAACCCCCAAAAATTCAAAATGGCACTAGGCACCCTAAGCTGGAAAATCCTAACCATCCTCTCAAAAAAAGAAAGCTACCCATACGAAATCGCGCGCCAACTAGGCATGCATGAACAAAAAATATACTACCACATTCGAAAACTTGCACGAGCAGGAGTTATAGTGGTTTCCCGTGAAGAAAAACGTAAAGGAGCAACGGCACACTACTACAAAGTTGTCTCCCCCGCTTTTGGAATCGAGTTTCCAACACCCTACAAACCCATTCAAAACCTCTATGCTCCTACCCTAGACGAAACCTTACAACAATTCTTCACAGAATATATTGATGTAAACGGGGTGTTTGATGGAAAAATCGTTGTGGGCAGCCCCTTACCGCATGGACCTTTCAAAACCAGCGCCAGAGACGGACATTACTCAGCACATCTGGCACTGTTTATGGGGCAATTCGCCAAGATGCCCACAGAGTTTGCCGTGAAACTAGACGTTGATGTGAAAGTGGAAAAAGAAGAGAAAAACAACCTCATCCTAGTGGGCGGACCAGGAACAAATCTGCTGACACAGGAAATCAACGAACACTTACCCATCAAATTCATAATGCAATCCAGCAAGCAGGGCTTCTTACTTGGAGGCTTAGCATCCCAGAAAACCACCCGTATCTACACTGCTGACATGTCAGGGTTGGTTGCCAAAATTGTAAATCCATGGGACAAGAACAAACGAATCATCGTGTTGGCAGGCAACAAGGCAGTGGGCACCAAAGCCTGCGTGCTGGCGCTGACCAGTTTTTGGAAAAAAACCCTAGAAACTTACCGTGACAAAGACTCG